One region of Intestinimonas massiliensis (ex Afouda et al. 2020) genomic DNA includes:
- a CDS encoding 5'-nucleotidase C-terminal domain-containing protein, translated as MGPGSRRRPWGALTAGAFRQAGQTDVAIACGGHLGNSLPGGTITLADVYQVFAVDGQVVSVTITAGELYHLMEQAVSGTAIDAAERIDPARGSDAFPQTSGFSFTYDISQVLGRRRCILKKGF; from the coding sequence ATGGGGCCAGGGTCACGGAGACGGCCCTGGGGGGCTCTGACAGCGGGTGCCTTCCGACAGGCGGGGCAGACCGACGTGGCCATCGCCTGCGGGGGACATCTGGGAAACAGCCTGCCCGGCGGCACCATCACCCTGGCCGATGTCTACCAGGTCTTTGCCGTAGATGGTCAGGTGGTATCCGTCACGATTACGGCCGGAGAGCTCTATCACTTGATGGAACAGGCCGTGAGCGGCACTGCCATTGACGCGGCGGAGCGCATCGATCCGGCGCGGGGCTCCGACGCCTTCCCCCAGACATCGGGCTTCTCCTTCACCTATGACATCTCTCAGGTCCTGGGCCGCCGCAGGTGTATTTTGAAAAAAGGATTCTAA
- a CDS encoding oligopeptide/dipeptide ABC transporter ATP-binding protein, producing the protein MFITHDLSVVRHISDDILVMCKGQMVEKAPAKELFCRPMHPYTRGLISAIPVPGLHRERRHILLKGEVTSPVDPESGCRFLARCPYAKERCACEQPTLVECGPDHLTACHFIHEIYGA; encoded by the coding sequence ATGTTCATCACCCACGATCTGTCCGTGGTCCGTCATATCTCCGATGATATCCTGGTAATGTGTAAGGGGCAGATGGTGGAAAAGGCTCCAGCCAAGGAGCTCTTTTGTCGTCCCATGCATCCCTATACCCGGGGACTCATCTCGGCCATCCCTGTTCCCGGCCTCCACCGGGAACGGCGGCACATTCTACTGAAGGGGGAGGTTACCTCGCCGGTGGACCCGGAGTCGGGCTGCCGTTTTTTGGCCCGCTGCCCCTATGCGAAAGAGAGATGCGCCTGCGAACAGCCGACACTGGTGGAGTGCGGCCCGGACCATCTGACGGCCTGCCACTTTATCCATGAGATCTATGGGGCGTAA
- a CDS encoding ATP-binding cassette domain-containing protein, with amino-acid sequence MAELIAELLRIFRVCRTHDEEERRVKELMDTVGISAHMACAYPHELDDGRRQRIGIARALALDPDFVVCDEPISALDVSIQA; translated from the coding sequence ATGGCGGAGCTGATTGCAGAACTCCTGCGGATATTCAGAGTTTGCCGGACCCACGACGAGGAGGAGCGCCGGGTCAAGGAATTGATGGACACTGTGGGCATCTCGGCCCACATGGCCTGCGCCTACCCCCATGAACTAGATGACGGGCGCCGCCAACGGATCGGCATCGCCCGTGCACTTGCGCTGGACCCGGATTTCGTGGTATGTGACGAGCCGATCTCCGCCCTGGACGTATCCATCCAGGCCTAG
- a CDS encoding PhzF family phenazine biosynthesis protein — MRLFIVDAFAKRRFAGNQAGVALLPAGEDFPEPGFMQALAAELRHSETAFVKRLGPDRFRLRYFTPEGEVDLCGHATIAAFTVLREADGLPVGGCTALTRAGALAIQVEEEAVWMDMAPPRVLRALTDREAAAVYRAYGLPEECRPVDLPVQVVSTGLADVLLPVDSGETLAAAIQDEAEVKRLSEELDVVGVHMFCRTPGTRAVALCRNFAPRYAIPEEAATGTSNGALTYYLYRLGLVEAGAESRFFQGESMGKPSEIRTRLLETPSGPKVLVGGQAVLSLRCELL; from the coding sequence ATGCGGCTTTTTATAGTGGATGCCTTTGCAAAGCGGCGGTTTGCCGGGAACCAGGCGGGGGTGGCGCTGCTCCCGGCGGGGGAGGACTTCCCGGAGCCGGGTTTCATGCAGGCCCTGGCCGCCGAGCTCCGGCACTCGGAGACGGCGTTCGTAAAGCGGCTGGGTCCGGACCGGTTCCGGCTGCGCTACTTCACGCCGGAGGGGGAGGTGGACCTGTGCGGCCATGCCACCATCGCCGCCTTCACGGTGCTGCGGGAGGCGGACGGCCTGCCGGTCGGGGGCTGTACCGCCCTGACGCGGGCGGGGGCGCTGGCCATCCAGGTGGAGGAGGAGGCCGTGTGGATGGACATGGCCCCGCCCCGGGTGCTGCGGGCCCTCACCGACCGGGAGGCGGCGGCGGTGTACCGGGCCTATGGCCTGCCGGAGGAGTGTCGTCCTGTTGATCTGCCGGTGCAGGTGGTGAGCACCGGGCTGGCCGACGTCCTGCTGCCGGTGGACAGCGGGGAGACTTTGGCGGCGGCCATCCAGGATGAGGCCGAGGTGAAGCGCCTGTCGGAGGAGCTGGACGTGGTGGGGGTCCACATGTTCTGCCGGACGCCGGGGACCCGGGCGGTGGCCCTGTGCCGGAACTTCGCCCCCCGTTACGCCATCCCGGAGGAGGCGGCCACCGGCACCTCCAACGGGGCGCTGACCTACTATCTGTACCGCCTGGGGCTGGTGGAGGCCGGGGCGGAGAGCCGCTTTTTCCAGGGGGAGTCCATGGGGAAACCCTCGGAGATCCGGACCCGGCTGCTGGAGACCCCGTCGGGCCCCAAGGTACTGGTGGGCGGGCAGGCGGTGCTGTCCCTGCGGTGTGAACTGCTGTGA
- the recO gene encoding DNA repair protein RecO: protein MHITTQGLVLRETSYKEADKILTVLTREGGKRTVKARGCRRKNSPLAASAQLLVWSDMTLFEYRDYFTLNEAEALELFWGVRQDVEKLALCSYFAEVTELVAEEGRPDAGLLSLILNSMYALDKLKKPLPLVKAAFELKLLCLAGYEPLLDACAVCGLPEPEQPALDLAEGVLRCGHCGSGGGPARVLDTAALAAMRHVVYGDPKRLFSFALPPESLSRMAAACEGFLLAQLDRGFRTLDFYKTL, encoded by the coding sequence ATGCACATTACGACACAGGGCCTGGTCCTGCGGGAGACCAGCTATAAAGAGGCCGACAAGATCCTGACCGTCCTCACCCGGGAGGGCGGCAAGCGGACGGTAAAGGCCCGGGGGTGCCGCCGGAAGAACAGCCCGCTGGCGGCCTCAGCCCAGCTTTTGGTCTGGTCGGATATGACGCTGTTCGAGTACCGGGATTATTTTACCCTCAACGAGGCGGAAGCGCTGGAGCTCTTCTGGGGCGTCCGGCAGGACGTGGAGAAGCTGGCTCTGTGCTCCTATTTTGCCGAGGTCACCGAGCTGGTGGCCGAGGAGGGCAGGCCGGACGCCGGGCTTTTGTCCCTCATCCTCAACTCCATGTATGCCCTGGACAAGCTGAAGAAGCCCCTGCCGCTGGTAAAGGCGGCCTTTGAGCTCAAGCTGCTGTGCCTGGCAGGCTACGAGCCGCTGCTGGACGCCTGCGCCGTCTGCGGCCTGCCCGAGCCGGAGCAGCCCGCTCTGGATCTGGCGGAAGGGGTGCTGCGCTGCGGACACTGCGGCAGCGGCGGCGGGCCCGCGCGGGTTTTGGATACCGCTGCCCTGGCCGCCATGCGCCATGTGGTGTACGGCGACCCCAAAAGGCTGTTTTCCTTTGCCCTCCCGCCGGAGAGCCTGTCCCGGATGGCTGCGGCCTGTGAGGGCTTTCTGCTGGCTCAGCTCGACCGGGGATTTCGCACCCTGGATTTCTACAAGACCCTGTAG
- the era gene encoding GTPase Era has protein sequence MNIKRSGMITIVGRPNVGKSTLTNALVGEKIAIVTNKPQTTRNRICAVLNRGDSQFVFIDTPGLHKARTKLGDYMVGVVKQSVADVDAVMLLVEPIANVGGPEEELIGRIRALGVPAVLVINKIDTVKKEDLLAVMRAYQAAHDFQAIVPISAKNGEGVEDLLTVLAGFLPEGPQLFPEGMVTDQPERQVMAEILREKLLLCLDQEIPHGTAVEITRFSERDNEIIDVDATIYCEKTSHKGIIIGKNGAMLKKISSLARQDMEAFMGARVYLETWVKVKENWRDNLNFIHNVGYRDD, from the coding sequence ATGAACATCAAGAGATCCGGCATGATCACCATCGTGGGGCGGCCCAACGTGGGAAAGTCCACCCTGACCAACGCCCTGGTGGGGGAGAAGATTGCCATCGTCACCAATAAGCCCCAGACCACCCGCAACCGCATCTGCGCCGTCCTCAACCGGGGGGACAGCCAGTTCGTGTTCATCGACACCCCCGGCCTCCACAAGGCCCGGACCAAGCTGGGCGACTACATGGTGGGAGTGGTGAAGCAGAGCGTGGCCGACGTGGACGCGGTGATGCTTCTGGTGGAGCCCATCGCCAACGTGGGCGGGCCGGAGGAGGAGCTCATCGGCCGCATCCGGGCGCTGGGGGTCCCCGCCGTGCTGGTCATCAATAAGATTGACACCGTGAAAAAGGAGGACCTGCTGGCCGTCATGCGGGCCTATCAGGCCGCCCATGATTTTCAGGCCATCGTGCCTATCTCCGCCAAAAACGGGGAGGGGGTGGAGGACCTGCTCACCGTGCTGGCCGGTTTTTTGCCGGAGGGGCCGCAGCTCTTCCCCGAGGGCATGGTTACCGACCAGCCCGAGCGCCAGGTCATGGCGGAGATTTTGCGGGAGAAGCTGCTGCTCTGCCTGGATCAGGAGATCCCTCATGGCACCGCCGTGGAGATCACCCGATTTTCCGAGCGGGACAACGAAATCATCGACGTGGACGCCACCATCTACTGCGAAAAGACCAGCCACAAGGGCATTATCATCGGCAAAAACGGCGCCATGCTGAAGAAGATCTCCTCCCTGGCCCGGCAGGACATGGAGGCCTTTATGGGGGCCAGGGTCTATCTGGAGACCTGGGTAAAGGTCAAAGAAAACTGGCGGGATAATTTGAATTTTATCCACAATGTGGGCTATCGGGACGATTAA
- the ybeY gene encoding rRNA maturation RNase YbeY yields MEHEILIESELERDELWAGLLRETISAALAAEGVAVPCEVDVLLTDDEGIHQINLEQRGVDAPTDVLSFPMFEFTPGQPPAEGAEIDPETGLLPLGDMVVSMERARAQGEEYGHGTKRELAYLAVHSVLHLLGYDHMDDGPQKARMRAREEAILNQLGITRE; encoded by the coding sequence ATGGAACATGAGATTCTCATCGAGTCTGAGCTGGAGCGGGACGAGCTCTGGGCCGGACTGCTGCGGGAGACCATCTCCGCCGCCCTGGCGGCGGAGGGCGTGGCGGTGCCCTGTGAGGTGGATGTGCTCCTTACCGACGACGAGGGCATCCACCAGATCAATCTGGAGCAGCGGGGGGTGGACGCCCCCACCGACGTGCTGAGCTTCCCCATGTTCGAGTTCACCCCGGGGCAGCCCCCGGCGGAGGGGGCCGAAATCGACCCGGAGACCGGGCTGCTCCCGCTGGGGGATATGGTGGTCTCCATGGAGCGGGCCAGAGCTCAGGGGGAGGAATACGGCCACGGCACCAAACGGGAGCTGGCTTATCTGGCCGTCCACTCGGTGCTCCACCTGCTGGGCTACGACCACATGGACGACGGCCCGCAGAAAGCCCGGATGCGGGCGCGGGAGGAAGCCATCCTGAACCAGTTAGGCATTACGAGAGAATAG
- a CDS encoding PhoH family protein, translating to MTEQTISIERMEEAVNLFGSFDENIRIIERELSVAVVSRDGELKVSGEGEDVLAAVQAINGLLTYSSRGEQINEQNVRYILQLVRSGNADKIGELAGDALCVTAKGKPIKAKTIGQKRYVEAIRKNTVTLGIGPAGTGKTYLAVAAAVAAFRGGQVNRIILTRPAVEAGERLGFLPGDLQSKVDPYLRPLYDALFDMLGTENYAKYLERGNIEVAPLAYMRGRTLDDSFIILDEAQNTSREQMKMFLTRLGFGSKIVITGDVTQIDLPADKVSGLKEAMRVLNGVEDIAICRLNEADVVRHVIVQRIIKAYEDDENRRRMPKKK from the coding sequence TTGACAGAACAGACCATCAGTATCGAGCGCATGGAGGAGGCCGTCAACCTGTTCGGCTCCTTCGACGAGAACATCCGCATCATCGAGCGGGAGCTCTCCGTGGCGGTGGTGAGCCGGGACGGGGAGCTGAAGGTCTCCGGCGAGGGGGAGGACGTGCTGGCCGCCGTCCAGGCCATCAACGGCCTGCTGACCTACTCCTCCCGGGGGGAGCAGATCAACGAGCAGAACGTCCGCTATATCCTCCAGCTCGTCCGCTCGGGCAACGCCGACAAGATCGGTGAGCTGGCGGGGGACGCGCTGTGCGTCACCGCCAAGGGCAAGCCCATCAAGGCCAAGACCATCGGGCAGAAGCGGTACGTAGAGGCCATCCGGAAAAACACCGTCACCCTGGGCATCGGTCCTGCGGGCACCGGCAAGACCTATCTGGCGGTGGCGGCGGCGGTGGCGGCCTTCCGCGGCGGGCAGGTCAACCGCATCATTCTCACCCGCCCGGCGGTGGAGGCGGGGGAGCGGCTGGGCTTTCTGCCCGGCGACCTCCAGTCCAAGGTGGACCCCTATCTGCGGCCGCTGTACGACGCCCTGTTCGACATGCTGGGCACCGAAAACTACGCCAAATACCTGGAGCGGGGCAACATCGAGGTGGCCCCTCTGGCCTACATGCGCGGCCGGACCCTGGACGACTCCTTTATCATCCTGGATGAGGCCCAGAACACCTCCCGGGAGCAGATGAAGATGTTCCTCACCCGGCTGGGCTTCGGCTCCAAGATCGTCATCACCGGCGACGTGACCCAGATCGACCTGCCCGCCGACAAGGTCTCCGGCCTAAAGGAGGCCATGCGGGTGCTCAACGGAGTGGAGGACATCGCCATCTGCCGCCTGAATGAGGCCGATGTAGTCCGGCACGTCATCGTGCAGCGGATCATCAAGGCCTATGAGGACGACGAGAACCGGCGCAGGATGCCGAAAAAGAAATAA
- a CDS encoding sporulation protein YqfD codes for MQKIINFFRGSVLYTVTGAFPERFLNLCAQNAVPFWGLEWLDDHTLRLCFARKDAKKARTLAEKVMCEAKAARRVGVPFFLAKFRRRYAFLAGLALAVAAVCVLSRFILTIEVTGNRAVSTAVILSELNRQGVRVGAYGPSIDEKVVSQEALLRIPALSWMAVNLHGTRAEVIVREKVPKPDIVDRTVPSHVVSAATGIITHMEVLEGQPLFQEGDTVLAGEILISGVIDVPEPQYADTDLGTRITHAMGNVWARTWRTLEARIPLEAQVKRYTGEEVTRYSLGILDRRLNFYGNSGISLDKYDKITSSHSLTLPGGRVMPLVLRVERYRGYATEPVALDAEAARTLLEERLLERLDGLVGEDGEVLRTDFTVREENGILVVTLLAECREQIGRVVEFEGQVGHILPGAGT; via the coding sequence ATGCAGAAGATCATCAACTTTTTCCGGGGCAGCGTCCTCTACACCGTGACGGGGGCTTTCCCCGAGCGGTTCCTCAACCTGTGCGCCCAAAACGCGGTGCCCTTCTGGGGCCTGGAGTGGCTGGACGACCACACGCTGCGGCTGTGCTTCGCCCGAAAGGACGCCAAAAAGGCCCGGACCCTGGCGGAGAAGGTAATGTGCGAGGCCAAGGCCGCCCGCCGGGTTGGAGTTCCCTTTTTCCTGGCCAAATTCCGCAGGCGGTACGCCTTCCTGGCCGGGCTGGCTCTGGCGGTGGCGGCGGTGTGCGTGCTGTCCCGGTTCATCCTGACCATCGAGGTCACCGGCAACCGCGCCGTGTCCACCGCCGTCATCCTCTCCGAGCTCAACCGCCAGGGGGTGCGGGTGGGCGCCTACGGCCCGTCCATCGATGAAAAGGTGGTCAGCCAGGAGGCCCTCCTCCGCATTCCCGCGCTGAGCTGGATGGCGGTCAATCTCCACGGCACCCGGGCGGAGGTCATCGTCCGGGAAAAGGTGCCCAAGCCGGACATCGTGGACCGCACGGTGCCCTCCCACGTGGTGTCGGCGGCCACCGGCATCATCACCCATATGGAGGTGCTGGAGGGTCAGCCCCTGTTTCAGGAGGGGGACACGGTGCTGGCCGGGGAGATCCTCATCTCCGGCGTCATCGACGTCCCCGAGCCCCAGTACGCCGATACCGATCTGGGCACCCGCATCACCCACGCCATGGGCAACGTGTGGGCCCGCACCTGGCGGACCCTGGAGGCACGAATCCCCCTGGAGGCCCAGGTGAAGCGCTACACCGGGGAGGAGGTCACCCGCTATTCGCTGGGCATTCTGGACCGGCGGCTCAATTTTTATGGAAATAGTGGCATTTCCCTGGACAAGTATGATAAAATAACCTCATCCCATAGTCTGACCCTTCCCGGCGGCCGGGTGATGCCCCTGGTCCTCCGGGTCGAGCGCTATCGGGGCTATGCCACCGAGCCGGTGGCTCTGGACGCCGAGGCCGCCCGCACTCTGCTGGAGGAGCGGCTCCTGGAGCGGCTGGACGGGCTGGTGGGCGAGGACGGCGAGGTCCTGCGCACGGACTTTACCGTCCGGGAGGAAAACGGCATCCTGGTCGTCACGCTGCTGGCGGAGTGTCGGGAGCAGATCGGCCGGGTAGTGGAATTCGAGGGCCAGGTAGGGCACATCCTGCCTGGCGCGGGCACATAG
- a CDS encoding YabP/YqfC family sporulation protein, with the protein MEKKPRKESILEKTAEVFDLPGDVVAGLPRVELLGDRQLRMENHRGILAYGSDEIHISGGKLIVKVRGTNLELRAMNAVELLITGDITGVDLA; encoded by the coding sequence ATGGAGAAAAAACCGCGCAAAGAGAGTATTTTGGAAAAGACGGCGGAGGTGTTCGACCTGCCCGGCGACGTGGTGGCGGGCCTGCCCCGGGTGGAGCTGCTGGGAGACCGGCAGCTCCGCATGGAAAATCACAGGGGCATCCTGGCCTACGGCAGCGATGAGATTCACATCAGCGGCGGCAAGCTCATCGTCAAGGTCCGGGGGACCAATCTGGAGCTGCGGGCCATGAACGCGGTGGAGCTGCTGATCACCGGGGACATCACCGGGGTCGATTTGGCATAG